From the Pseudarthrobacter sp. MM222 genome, one window contains:
- the trhO gene encoding oxygen-dependent tRNA uridine(34) hydroxylase TrhO has protein sequence MALNRIVLFYGFTPLSDPDAVRLWQRALCEKLGLTGRIIISKDGINATVGGELQAVKQYVKTTREYKAFHGIDVKWSDGGAEDFPRLSVKVRDEIVSFGAPGELKVDANGVVGGGRHLTPAEVHELVEARKASGDEVVFFDGRNGFEAQIGKFKDAIVPDVATTHDFIKELDSGKYDGLKDKPVVTYCTGGIRCEVLSSLMVNRGFKEVYQLDGGIVRYGETFRDQGLWEGSLYVFDKRMHLEFSEDAKTIGQCVRCAAPTSKFENCSNPVCRTLTLYCAECAASPETLRCPEGCAA, from the coding sequence GTGGCTTTGAATCGAATTGTGCTCTTTTACGGCTTTACCCCCCTGTCGGATCCGGATGCCGTCCGGCTCTGGCAGCGTGCCCTGTGCGAGAAACTCGGGCTGACCGGGCGCATCATCATCTCCAAGGACGGCATTAACGCCACTGTCGGCGGCGAACTGCAGGCTGTCAAGCAGTACGTGAAGACCACGCGCGAGTACAAGGCGTTCCACGGCATCGACGTGAAGTGGTCCGATGGCGGCGCCGAGGACTTCCCGCGACTCAGCGTCAAGGTGCGGGACGAGATCGTGTCCTTCGGCGCCCCCGGCGAACTCAAAGTGGACGCGAACGGCGTCGTGGGCGGCGGCAGGCACCTCACCCCCGCGGAAGTCCACGAGCTGGTCGAAGCCAGGAAGGCCTCCGGCGACGAGGTCGTCTTCTTCGACGGCCGCAACGGCTTTGAGGCCCAGATCGGCAAGTTCAAGGATGCAATCGTTCCTGACGTCGCGACCACCCATGACTTCATCAAGGAACTCGATTCCGGCAAGTACGACGGCCTCAAGGACAAGCCGGTCGTCACCTACTGCACCGGCGGCATCCGGTGCGAAGTGCTCTCCAGCCTCATGGTCAACCGCGGTTTCAAGGAGGTTTACCAGCTCGACGGCGGGATCGTCCGCTACGGGGAGACGTTCCGGGACCAGGGCCTCTGGGAAGGCTCGCTCTACGTGTTCGACAAGCGCATGCACCTTGAATTCAGCGAGGATGCCAAGACGATCGGCCAGTGCGTCCGCTGCGCGGCGCCAACCAGCAAATTCGAGAACTGCTCCAACCCGGTGTGCCGCACGCTCACACTGTATTGCGCTGAGTGCGCCGCCAGCCCCGAGACGCTGCGTTGCCCCGAAGGTTGCGCAGCCTAG
- a CDS encoding GNAT family N-acetyltransferase, with protein MSLDAMVEDTTHLVEIWVAGWAGCRGYETRREGRFPAALRADTTREWEYFAHDPSDPEFAQLAARTAEVPARILTIFTNDLDRYTSLAQRHALNVTSVSQNMMIVDMETQDAEDPWLSDDELKLEVSRTDGVHHAVVSAGEEVAASGRVFVVDRTAIFDKIVTEPGFQRRGLGSFIMRALAAQAFEYEVETGLLLASLDGQKLYSHLGWSTVCRVLMLSASDEGSDLSVG; from the coding sequence ATGAGTCTGGACGCCATGGTTGAAGACACGACCCATCTGGTGGAAATCTGGGTGGCCGGCTGGGCCGGTTGCCGTGGTTATGAGACGCGCAGGGAAGGCCGGTTCCCGGCGGCCCTGCGCGCTGATACAACCCGTGAGTGGGAGTATTTCGCCCATGATCCCTCGGATCCGGAGTTTGCCCAACTGGCCGCGCGGACCGCGGAAGTGCCCGCCCGGATCCTAACCATCTTCACCAACGATCTGGATCGCTATACGTCACTGGCGCAGCGACACGCCCTCAATGTCACTTCGGTTTCCCAGAACATGATGATCGTGGACATGGAAACCCAGGACGCGGAGGACCCCTGGCTTTCCGACGACGAGCTCAAACTCGAGGTGTCCAGGACCGACGGTGTACACCACGCCGTGGTCAGCGCGGGCGAGGAGGTAGCCGCGAGCGGACGGGTATTTGTGGTGGACCGCACGGCGATCTTCGACAAAATCGTCACCGAGCCGGGCTTTCAGCGGCGCGGGCTCGGCAGTTTCATCATGCGGGCGCTGGCCGCGCAGGCATTCGAGTATGAGGTGGAAACCGGACTGCTGCTGGCCTCCCTGGACGGCCAGAAGCTGTATTCCCACCTCGGCTGGAGCACCGTCTGCCGAGTGCTGATGCTTTCGGCGTCGGATGAGGGTTCGGACTTGTCCGTGGGCTGA
- a CDS encoding DEAD/DEAH box helicase, whose protein sequence is MNPHESLIPLLGRGPDPEQLRHVRTIPSRPAVNTPWPEWAHPDLVTAYGSLGIHEPYRHQIQAADLAHAGEHVVIATGTASGKSLAYQLPALDAIHRSELRVLADPGKIHDDGAVTLYLSPTKALAADQLAAIRSLKLPTVRAETYDGDTDPASRRWIRDHANFILANPDMLHFGILPNHAWWARFFRRLRYVIVDEAHSYRGVFGSHVANLMRRLRRICAYYSPDGSHPGPVFIAASATASEPGTSFGRLIGAPVRAVSEDSSPHGSTTVAFWEPALTELRGENGAKERRTAVAETADLLANLVSSRVRTIAFIKSRRGAETIASITKRLLDEVDPSLPQRVAAYRSGYLPEERRALEKALRSGELLGVSSTSALELGIDISGLDAVLVAGWPGTRASLFQQIGRAGRAGQDAIAAFVASDDPLDTYLVNHPEAIFDVSVEATVFDPSNPYVLGPHLCAAAAELPLGFAELELFGGTAEKLLDQLVAQGYLRKRPAGWFWTHPQSAAAMVNLRADGGGPVSIVDADTGSLLGTMDSPQTHYQAHTGAVYVHQGESYVVEDLNEDEHCVVVRRANPDYYTTARDVTQIEVLETQRTTRWGNVAVHFGDVKVTTQVVSFQRKALISNEILGEEPLQLGARDLFTKAVWFVVDNRSLTGAGLIEAQFPGALHAAEHAAIGLLPLVASSDRWDIGGVSTAIHADTGVPTIFVYDGHAGGAGFAERGYEKAKVWLSATRDAINACECESGCPSCVQSPKCGNKNNPLDKDAAVTLIDVLLKDASDFMDAGGTAEISASDVGGGCQAGDGSAGDMSGSNGKYGGADLNVAPLQA, encoded by the coding sequence GTGAACCCACATGAGTCCCTGATTCCGTTGCTGGGCCGCGGCCCGGACCCGGAACAGCTCCGCCATGTGCGCACTATCCCCTCCCGCCCGGCGGTGAACACGCCGTGGCCCGAGTGGGCGCATCCCGATCTGGTAACCGCTTACGGCTCGCTCGGAATCCATGAGCCGTACCGCCACCAGATCCAGGCCGCTGATCTGGCCCATGCCGGAGAGCACGTCGTGATCGCCACCGGGACCGCTTCGGGCAAATCGCTGGCCTACCAGCTGCCGGCGCTGGACGCGATCCACCGCTCGGAGCTGCGCGTCCTGGCGGATCCGGGCAAGATTCATGACGACGGCGCGGTCACGCTTTACCTGTCTCCCACCAAAGCCTTGGCTGCCGACCAACTGGCCGCCATCCGGTCGCTGAAGCTCCCAACCGTGCGGGCCGAGACCTATGACGGCGACACGGATCCGGCGTCGCGGCGCTGGATCCGGGACCACGCGAACTTTATCCTCGCCAATCCGGACATGCTGCACTTCGGGATTCTGCCCAACCACGCCTGGTGGGCACGGTTTTTCCGCCGGCTGCGCTACGTGATCGTCGACGAGGCCCACAGCTACCGCGGCGTGTTCGGTTCCCACGTGGCCAACTTGATGCGCCGGCTTCGCCGTATCTGCGCCTACTACAGCCCGGACGGTTCGCACCCCGGACCCGTGTTCATCGCAGCCTCGGCCACCGCCTCGGAGCCGGGGACGTCCTTCGGCAGGCTTATCGGGGCACCGGTCCGCGCCGTATCTGAAGACTCCTCCCCACACGGCTCCACCACTGTCGCATTCTGGGAGCCTGCCCTGACGGAGCTCCGGGGCGAGAACGGTGCAAAGGAACGCCGGACTGCGGTGGCGGAAACCGCGGACCTGCTGGCCAACCTGGTCTCCTCACGGGTGCGGACCATTGCCTTCATCAAGTCACGGCGGGGCGCCGAGACGATTGCGTCCATCACGAAGCGGCTCCTGGACGAAGTGGATCCCAGCCTGCCGCAGCGGGTCGCGGCGTACCGCTCGGGCTACCTGCCGGAAGAGCGCCGCGCCCTCGAGAAGGCCTTGCGCTCCGGCGAGCTCCTGGGCGTCTCCAGCACGTCGGCCCTGGAACTCGGCATCGACATCTCCGGGCTGGACGCGGTGCTGGTGGCAGGCTGGCCGGGAACCCGCGCGTCGTTGTTCCAGCAGATCGGCCGGGCGGGCCGGGCCGGCCAGGATGCCATCGCCGCCTTTGTGGCGAGCGATGATCCGCTGGACACGTATCTCGTGAATCATCCCGAGGCGATCTTCGACGTTTCGGTGGAAGCCACCGTCTTCGATCCCTCCAACCCCTACGTGCTGGGTCCGCACCTCTGCGCCGCGGCCGCCGAACTACCGCTGGGCTTCGCCGAACTGGAGCTGTTCGGCGGTACGGCAGAGAAGCTGCTGGACCAGCTCGTGGCCCAGGGCTACCTGCGAAAACGCCCCGCCGGCTGGTTCTGGACCCACCCGCAGAGTGCGGCGGCCATGGTGAACCTGCGGGCCGACGGCGGCGGGCCGGTGAGCATAGTCGACGCCGACACCGGTTCCCTGCTGGGGACCATGGACTCGCCGCAGACGCACTACCAGGCGCACACCGGAGCCGTTTACGTGCACCAGGGCGAGAGCTACGTGGTCGAGGACCTGAACGAGGACGAGCACTGCGTGGTGGTGCGCCGCGCCAACCCGGACTACTACACCACCGCCCGGGACGTGACGCAGATCGAGGTGCTGGAAACCCAGCGCACCACCCGGTGGGGCAACGTGGCGGTGCATTTCGGCGACGTGAAGGTAACAACACAGGTGGTCTCCTTCCAGCGCAAGGCACTGATCTCGAATGAAATCCTCGGTGAGGAACCGCTGCAGCTCGGCGCCCGGGACTTGTTCACCAAAGCCGTCTGGTTCGTGGTGGACAACCGGTCACTGACTGGAGCCGGGCTGATCGAGGCGCAGTTCCCCGGCGCCCTGCATGCCGCCGAGCATGCCGCCATCGGGCTCCTGCCGCTGGTTGCCTCCAGTGACCGCTGGGACATCGGCGGCGTGTCCACGGCCATCCATGCGGACACCGGGGTGCCCACGATCTTCGTTTACGACGGGCATGCCGGCGGCGCGGGCTTCGCCGAACGCGGTTACGAGAAGGCGAAGGTATGGCTGTCCGCCACCCGCGACGCGATCAATGCCTGCGAATGCGAGTCCGGCTGTCCTTCGTGTGTGCAGTCCCCCAAATGCGGCAACAAGAACAACCCCCTGGACAAGGATGCCGCCGTCACGCTGATCGATGTCCTATTGAAGGACGCCTCCGATTTCATGGATGCGGGCGGCACGGCCGAAATAAGTGCCTCCGACGTAGGAGGAGGCTGCCAAGCGGGCGACGGCTCAGCTGGAGACATGTCAGGGTCGAACGGGAAATACGGCGGCGCGGACCTGAACGTGGCTCCCCTCCAGGCCTGA
- a CDS encoding Rv3654c family TadE-like protein — MKPPPTFPAESAPLSHPDRGSGTVLALALGLVLLMAAVLIALLAQAAALASRAAAAADLAALAAADAARGITDGEPCAVASEVARRHHARVLTCSEGEGETVQVRTQLDSGTMFGAATGLARAGPPPPEPPPPEAVPPPPEPPPPETVP; from the coding sequence GTGAAGCCGCCCCCGACTTTCCCTGCGGAGTCGGCCCCGCTGAGCCACCCTGACCGCGGCTCGGGAACAGTTCTGGCTCTGGCCCTCGGGTTGGTCCTGCTCATGGCGGCGGTCCTGATCGCGCTGCTGGCGCAGGCGGCAGCGTTGGCGTCCCGGGCGGCAGCAGCAGCCGACCTTGCGGCGCTGGCGGCAGCGGATGCGGCCAGGGGGATCACCGACGGCGAGCCTTGCGCTGTTGCCAGCGAGGTCGCAAGGCGCCACCATGCGAGGGTACTGACCTGTTCCGAGGGAGAGGGGGAAACCGTTCAGGTCCGGACGCAGCTCGACTCCGGCACGATGTTCGGGGCGGCCACCGGACTCGCCCGCGCCGGTCCGCCGCCCCCGGAGCCGCCTCCCCCGGAGGCGGTGCCGCCGCCCCCGGAGCCGCCTCCCCCGGAGACGGTGCCGTAG
- a CDS encoding TadE family type IV pilus minor pilin, translated as MALPAVVLLLAMVLTGSAAGVTQLRFEEAARAGARALARGESAAAVDGIVRRLAGESAGSAVTSDGTWSSVTVSGRVQGTVGSLMPWTLSASAWTRRETAVAAGPVRIVPGQRHQSLGLSS; from the coding sequence GTGGCCTTGCCGGCTGTCGTTCTCCTGCTGGCCATGGTCCTGACCGGCTCGGCCGCCGGGGTGACACAGCTTCGCTTCGAGGAAGCCGCCCGGGCGGGTGCGCGTGCCCTCGCGCGGGGCGAAAGTGCTGCCGCCGTTGACGGGATCGTGCGGCGGCTGGCCGGGGAATCAGCCGGGTCGGCGGTGACTTCCGACGGCACCTGGAGCAGTGTCACTGTCTCGGGCCGGGTCCAAGGCACCGTCGGTTCGCTCATGCCGTGGACTCTCTCCGCCAGCGCCTGGACGCGGCGAGAGACCGCCGTGGCTGCGGGCCCTGTCCGGATCGTACCGGGGCAGCGCCACCAATCGCTGGGGCTGAGTTCGTGA
- a CDS encoding DUF4244 domain-containing protein: MAVFRPYRSGRGQGESKEPAVQPGPSKGNHMSIHRDAPAGNPREAAEPGTAEVREIYPGARAANPVHGSRRRRSGGSEAGMATAEYAIATLAAVGFAGVLVFIMRSDEVRGFLLNLIRTALALP; the protein is encoded by the coding sequence TTGGCCGTTTTCCGGCCTTACCGGTCTGGCCGGGGTCAGGGAGAGTCGAAGGAGCCGGCGGTTCAGCCGGGTCCTTCGAAAGGAAATCACATGTCGATTCACCGAGACGCCCCGGCCGGAAACCCCCGGGAAGCCGCCGAGCCTGGCACCGCGGAGGTCCGCGAAATTTATCCCGGAGCACGCGCCGCCAACCCGGTCCACGGCAGCCGTCGAAGGCGGAGCGGGGGTTCCGAAGCCGGAATGGCGACCGCCGAGTACGCCATCGCCACCCTGGCTGCCGTGGGCTTTGCCGGGGTCCTCGTGTTCATTATGCGAAGTGACGAGGTCCGCGGGTTCCTGCTCAATCTCATCCGCACGGCACTGGCGTTGCCATGA